The following DNA comes from Opisthocomus hoazin isolate bOpiHoa1 chromosome 13, bOpiHoa1.hap1, whole genome shotgun sequence.
tctcctgcagctTAACGTTTCCTTGAGGTTGTAACGAGAGGTAAGTCCGGTCAAAAGGACTTAGAGCTGCAAAGGTGAAGACTAAATCCCCAAATCATCCGCAGGCGATGTGCTTGTCTGTGCAGGAGCTGCCCGAAGCCAGAGGATGAGGATCATGTTTGTGTATAAGTGACTACCGTACGCTTCTTCTGAAGAAGTAAACGCTCAGGTGAGTTCGTTGTTAGGTGCTTACAAAGCTGTTGTtgattctgtgtgttttgtcTCGATGAGCCGCAATAGATTAGCTGCCAAGCGTCCCTTGTGCCCTTTCCCTGATATCCTTGCCTATAGAACTGTTCTTATGTGTTAGCAGtaaagagaaaagtgaaaacagCTAAGACTGGAAAGGAGAGTTGGAGTGCAGGGAGTGGAACGCAATGACAACACGctgatttgggggtttttttgctattaaaatcTACTCGCCTGCATTAGGTTGCAGGCTTTGCTGGAATGATTCTGCTGTCGGTGTTTGGGTGTTCTTATGAGGGCCTCGCTGGCGAGTACCTCTGGCTCCATTTCGCCTGCacttctttctgtgctgttgggtgctccccttcccctgcttAGATGCTGGCTGCGGATAGTCAGGTCAGAAGTAATGTCAAGAATGACCCTTGCCCCGTGCTTTTTGTCCACTCTGCTCCTAGTTCCCCGGGGGTTTGCTGCGATGATCGTTTATTTCCTTAAATTTACGTTTTGGTAGGTTCTGAAAATGTTCAGTGCCAGCCAGTCCTCCAAAGCCCAGTTCCTCGACAAAGCGCGCCAGGCTCGGGAGGAGCGGAGGGAGCTGAAGGAGAGGGAGCGTGCCGCTGTGCTGATCCAGGCCTTGGTCAGGAGGTTCCTCTGTCGGTGCCACCTGCAGAGGGAGATCAGGTGTGAGGAATTCTACCGTCCACGCTTTGCTCTTGTCTGGGGAGGCGTGCTTGGTTTTTGACTGCCGGTGCTCGTTTTTCCTACTTTGCCAGGAGAGAAGTGGAGGATTTCTTCGGGGCAAATGAATCTGGCTCAAGTAAAAGAAGCGCTCTTTCCATCTTCAGAATGGCTAGGAACCTACTGTTTGTATTTAATCATAAGGAGGACAAAGAGGTAAGGTTGCTACTCCAATGTGCTTTTCTTCTTTCGAGGACATACTTTAACATGTTAAATATATTTACTTACTTATTTAGTGATCATGTAGGTTCCTGCAATGTATTTTAGCTTCAGAAATGTGATCTCTGTCTCCTTGGAAAGATCTGCCGGTAGGAATGAAATAGAAGAACCCTTGAATTTTTTAGTAGCGGTTCCGTATTCAGGGCATAGTTTAACGAATGTTTTCCCGGATGACCGTGCCAGCTGAAGTAGCTGGGCAGTGCCCGGTGACTTTGTCAGCTGCATCGGTTCCCCAGGCGGGTGCGGTGCGGCAGGCACACCACGGTGAGCTGTCCTGGCACAGCGTCGTCTGCGGGCTGTTTGTATCGCTGCTTTGCCCCAGGAAAATGTGAGGGCTAATTATAAGGAGAACAACTGGAAAATGAAAGGCTGTATTTAAATTACAGCAGCAgtgggtgacttttttttttttaatctctgttccATCGAACTCCTCTTCTGCTGCTGATGGTGCAAGTACTGCAAAAGCGTTTTCTGTATTTACAGCAtcaaaaaaatgtgaatattgCAAGCAATTTTTTAAAGTGTCTGGCATCCATTTGAAGTTCTGCATTGCATTAATTGAGTGCATTGCTGAAATATCTCGGTTCtacttcctcttctcctcctccttccagcagcaAGTCAGTCCCTTGCTGCGCCGAGGACTAGGCTGTGCTGGTTTCCAGTCTATGTCTGGGCACTGCTCTCAGTTAGGATAACCCCAGCAGCCAGTTCTGTCGCTCAGAATGGCTTTGTAACTTGGAGGCACATGGCAAACACAGCCGGGCTGAAATAATAACggaggagctgtggatgtgaTTGCCAGGTTCTGCCAAAGCCATGATGGTCGGGAGCTTGGAACACAGGGCTGCGCTCGTTAAGCCCTTCTAGCTGACCCCAACAGGATGATGCTTTTCCTAGCTTTGGCCTGTGCTGCTGAGGGAGGCAATTTAGCAGGGAAGGCTGAGAAATCCCTCCTGTTGATGGGCGCTGCGTTCGAGGAAGGAACTCTGCTGCGTAGCTGTCGCGTGGTGTGCAGACGCGCTCCTGGGGAAGGAGCCATCGGCACTGTCCGCAGGGAATGTGTTTGGAACATTTGTTGTTTTGTTAGGGAGGTATCTTGCTCCCTCTGCTGAGCTGTTCCTACTGCTTTTCCAGAATAGCCCTTCCTCTAGTTAGAATTaataccagcttttttttttttcttttttcttttcccagagatTTGAGAAACTGTGCCGTTGTATTCTGACTAGTATGGATGTTGAGAATGAGCCCAAGGTCAGCaggatgggtttttttgtttgggggtgggagggttgtttggtttttataATTCTATGTGTGGGGATTTAGGTTGGTAATATTTGAATTTCTAGCTTTGAAAAGCCCCTGAACACTGCTGAGATTCTGTGGTGAAAGTTTGGACAAGTTCTTTAGcatttctgtgatatttttactCTATATACAGCTATAGGAGTTAAAGGAAAATTTCTTGCTGTGGTGGGTGGTATGCTTTGACCATCGAATTCTGGGGCGAGAAATAACTTGGTTCTGCTGCTGGGCTGAGTGGGGCGCTGAGGAGGTCATTTTGTAACAGAGCTTCCTGGTAATGTGCTCTGCCAGTCAGTATCACAAACGCTGATCGCTGCTCCCGTTTGCATCCTGCCTTCCTCAGGTGTGGTACGTGTCTCTAGCACTCTCCAAGGATCTCACGCTCTTGTGGATCAAACAGATCAAAGACATCTTGTGGTTTTGCTGTGAATTTCTCAAGCAGCTTAAGGTAAGGCacgttttctttgtgttttgtctCCCTGCACTTAACAGTTCTGTAGTTTGGCACAAAGCTAGTTTGATTTATTGACGTTGTTGTTTGTTATCGCAGCCTGACATCTTACAAGACTCCAGACTGGTCAATTTGCACCTCACGATGCTTGTCACCTTCACAGACACTTCGACGTGGAAAATCCTTCGGGGAAAAGGTCGGTGCATCCCATTCGATACTCTTAAGCCGCTGATCTGGGACTTGCTATTGAAGTCTACTGAATGCTGTTTCTGCACCTTGTCTTCTCCCCATGCTAGCCATGAAGATTCGTATGGTTCTGTGCTTGCACAAAGCATGGACTGGGCAGCAGGGATTCCCTTGAGGTTAGGCAGGCTGTTTCCCTTAGTAGGGAAGCAGTCATTACGTTTTTATAATGCTCCAAAATCCCCCACACAAGGAGCGTTTGGAGGGTAACGGAGTGTGCTTTTAGCTCTGGGTTTTTGTAGGAAGTACACATAGAAGAGGTAGACAAGCATGATGAGGAAATGAGACTCTCAGACAAGACTTGATGTGAAATGCTGCTGACGTGGTGGGTTTGCGTACAAGGGCAAGGACTTTGTGCAAGAAGGGCTTATGAATGGCAAAGTGTTTTGTAGTGTGTAAGGAAGTAAAGAGTGGGGCTGTGATGCTGTGTGAGTAACATGAGTGTTTTAACCCGGAAGGTGAAACCCTGAGGCCTGCCATGAACCACATCTGTGCAAACATCATGGGACATCTCAATCAGAAGGGGTTTTATTCTGTGCTGCAGGTCAGTCTCGGGCTGGTACTGTTATGTCTTCTTCAGATTCAAAACAAGCCCCAGTCCTGTGCTGTGGTCCATGTTCTGAGGAAGCTTTTAGGGTCTCTGTGGTGGTGTGTCAGGGGGAAGCTGGTTGCAGAATGCTGGTGATTTGTGTGTGTGGTCgtatttttcttcaaagcagTAAAACAGAGTCTCCTCGCTTGAGACCATCTCCTTTTTGTCACTGCTGCTGAATCTAAATCCTGCTTAATCATCTCGTAGTGAGATGGACAGGAAGGAGTCTTGAGTATTTTTTCCAAACTTTGCTGCTGCCATATTGTATGGATTTggtttgtttactgttctgttgaGGAATGGAACTGATGTAACTGTTCTTAATCTTTTAAATGAGAATTACATTACCAAGCAGCTATGACCCTTGCCTGTTAATTTTAAAAGGCCTGGGAACCCTCAGTAAAGGTCCTGGAGAAAGAAGAGCTGTAGAGTGTCCGATTTGGTCGCAGTTTCTCTGTTACACCATTATTAACCTGGAACCCTCCTAGTTCTGCCAAATCACTTGTAGTAACTGGTTTTTAGGTCTCTTTGGTGgtgttctttttctctgctctgaaaacaaacATTATGTGTTTCAGGAGTAGTCATAATCTCTTTTGGAGTACTGCAGGTGTttctgcattgatttttttttttttcaattccagaTTTTGCTAACTAATGGCTTGGCAAGATCCAGACCTTCCTTGTCCAAAGGCTCTTTGACTGCCGTCTTCTCTCTTGCACTGCGGTAAGGCAGCCAGAGCTGCTTGGGGTTGTATGCAGCGAAAGTCGTCCTTATTGTGTTTTTGAAGACTTCTCATTCTGCCAGTCTCTTTGTGCCATTGAGAAGGTCATTCTGATGAAAGAAGCTGCTTTAGGCAAATAGCTCACTTTCCTGTTGTCCCTTTTCAGGGCAGAATGCTCTGAAGTCAGTAATTAGTGTTAGTAATGACCCTACGCTTTGGAGAGCAGTTCCAGTTTCGAGTACAGCAGCTGTATGTGTTTCTGTTGAGCTGTCAGAAGGGGTTGGAGTTCTCCAGATAAGTATGGTTGTGCCTCTTCATGATGAACTGCTGATGCAGACGTACCTGTTGCTCAGTTTGCAGCGGCAAAGTTTGTCCCTGAAACAAGAGCTGGTTGCACGTATTTCTAATGATGcagtctgttttctttaaaaaaagaaaagtatgctGTTACCCTGACCTCGTGTCTCTTCACTTTGGAGATCTGCAGCCGGTAACGAGCACTCTTTTAAGGCTTCAGTGGCTGATTGTGTGCCCCTTCCCTGCTATAGCTGTCACTGCTGggagggtggggtggtggtgttcAGCTGAGTAGTAATGGGTGTCCTTGAATATGTTACTTAACATCTTCCTAAGGGAAACAACTATTTAATTACTGGCTTCATGGTAGCAGGGAGAAGCGGAACTCAGGAGATGAACCACATAACACTTAGAGTGCTCTGGGTGGTATGGATGTCCTGCGTGAAAATACATTATGCTGTGAACTGTTTGGCTTATATTCCTTTGGGTCATCAGCAATTTTGTGAACTTGCTATGATAACAGAAGTGCAAGTGAACGTTCTTTTTGCAGTGATGCTTCTTGACGATGGTAGAATCAGCAGCCAGTTCCGTATGGCTCGGTTAAAGACCGAGAACCTTACTTTGCTGGGTCGGGTTTCTTGCACTGAAGCATTCTTCTCTCTGCAGCCCCGTGGTTGCTGCGCAGTTTTCGGACAACCTGTTGAGGTCGTTTCTGATCCACATCATGTCTGTGCCTGCTATAATGACTCATCTTGCTACTCTAACACCTGAGGTAAGTGGGTGATGTAATGGGACCAAAAATCCACCGAATATCATACAAGGCCAGTTGTTATTCCATTTTAGCAACTCTTGGAACAGTGTTGGCATTTCTCTCTTTGCCAGTTTCAGCTCTCTGTTGATCCTTACACCCTCCAGGTGCTCTGGGTTTCTAATACCGCAGAAGTTATTAACACCAATGGCATGATGGGCTGAACTgccctaaaataaataaataaataaaatcaaaataaaggcACGTGTGACACACAGCTTGAATTTTTGCATGTCCTTATCCTTCCATTTCTGTAACCACAGACAGAGCCAGAGCAAGAATCAGTCTGTCGCATGGCGAAGGATCTGAGATGGCAACCGGTAGGCGGTCGACGGATCTGATTTAGTGTGACTGCTGCTCTGTGCAGCTTGGTGCAGACGGGCAGCTTTTGTGCCAAACAGGCATTCTGTGTTCTTGCAGACAGACAGTTGCAGAGGTCTGTCTGCAACTAGAACATGGCCTATTCGCCTGCGAGGTTTTTTATTTCCTAGACCAGCTTCCTGCCAAACACTTTCTCTCTTCGGTGCAACAGTCGCAACTTGCTgatttatttggaaagaaaagacaaTCCGAACTGCTGATGGCAGATTGGGTGTAGCTGTTCTGCGTGGTGCTTCTCGGCCTCACTGGCAGTTAAATCCTGTCTTTCAGCGCCTGGCAGTGATAGAATCTCATGAGCTTTTCCGCAAGTTCGTCCTATTTTTAAGCCGTGAAGCACAGTGCCGAGATGTCTGCGTGTGCCTAGAAGGAAGTCACACTCTTTGTTTGTTAGGTAAGCACCtgtaacacttctttttttgctgtgcttGGGAGAGAGTCTTGAGTCAGATCTTCTTTCTCTGTGGGTCAGAGCTGCCTTCaactcatccttttttttttaatccttgtttAGATAGTTTCTAAATAATAACTGAGATACATTTTGAGATGCTGCAAACATGGTTTAAGGCCCTTGAGAATGGAGGAAGGGTCAGACTTACCCTTGTATACATGTCATCATGGCTAAACTGTGGAGTGTTATCTCTGCCAGCTTTTCACTTGGACTCTGAGGAAGTCTTGTAGCGTAGCAGACTTTCTGACACTCTCATTTCTGTAAAAGTAACAAGAGGAGCGCTTGGAGCTCGGGAATAGCCATGGATCATCTGTAGCTTATAGTAGTTTGTGGGAGGTGTTGCTGGGGTACGGATGAGAAGGCAGCCAAAGTGACATGCCACCTTAGTGGCTGATGTGTGCTGGGAATGGCTTGCTGCAGGGGAGCCTCCAATAGTCATTCTTCACAGAAGTCCTCTCCTGGACTTGAAAAGGGGTGTGAGTTCGTTTCGGCTATTATGTCTGTAACCGCTGTCCCACAGCATCTGTTCCTCTTTGAAGTCTCGTTGTGCTGGTCATTCCACCAGGTAATCTTGTATACTTGGGCTCCTTGAATGATAAAGTTCTCGAGGAGGAGACAGCTCATTTTGTGGGTGTGCTCATTCACATGCTTTCCTACTGCCAGAAGTACGTTTCACAAAAGAAATCCAACCTCACCCACTGGCATCCTGTTCTGGGCTGGTTTTCACAGACTGTGGATTATGGGTAAGTGAGGAACACCTTATGGGGATAGATGGTTAAgcctctctattttttttttttttatgctgcaaTGTGGTTTATGTTTTGAGGTGGACAGTGTGAGCCGGTTCAGAATAACTTCTCAGATATGTCAGGTTAAACTGCTGCATGCATATGAAGGCTATTACATGAGGAAATTAGTTTGGTATAGTTAGACTGGTAAACAGTGGCCATACTGGTGCACTCAGTACAGGACCTGTAAATCAGCTCTTTCTGTGAGGACCATCTGTAGGGTGGGTGTGGGTGCATACTCCATTTTGACTGAGCTAAACGTGTCAAAGTATCACTGTCTGGTGTTTTATTCCAGCCTGCCTTCTaacatgtctctctggcttgTCTTTTAGATTGAATGAGTCCATGCCACTGCTGACAAAGCAACTGCAGCATCTCTGGGGAGTCCATATGATCCGCATCCTCTTCAGCGATGTGCTCAGCAAGAAATTGCTGGAGAATCAGGAAATAGctcagctgccagcacagccagTTTCCCCTCAGAACAGCCTTCCTATGAAGAGTCAGTTCTGGAGGGTTGCttttttgtgtctctgtgtgtgtgtacacgtcTCTCTCTGCATACTCTCAGGGCTTTGACTGTTCCACTTATGCTAAAAGCTTTGAGTAATTacttgcagcagctgctgctgcgtaGGTGGGGGTATGGTCTCTCCTATTTGTAATTCCTGTGCAGAATGCCGCTGTGACCTGGGGCAAGTCTCTTACTTTATGCTGTGAAGTTATTTGCTTATTTTAGCAGGTTTTTTTGCATTGTTTCTCAAGTGGCTGAAGTGCTTACTGCATAAATTAGTACTTCCCAAGGCAAGATGGGAGGCCACCTTCCCAGGTGAAAATCGAGGTGCAGCTGGCTCGTGGACCTGCGATGTGTGGTGATTCTGCAGAAGAGCGTTTGGAAGAAGATAGCTGTGATCTAGCTATTTTCTAGCTGCTGCCCGTAGTACAGGCTCCTGTGGTCATTAGTTACTGTGGTTCCAGCATGGTTTTAAGCTCTAGACTAATGCCCCCACTGAAATATGCTTCTGCATTGCTAGCAGCTGTACAGTGTTCTGCCAGCAAAGCCCACCAAAACCTCCTCTCTGTACAGTGGCTTCGTCTGCTTAAAATCCTCTTTATCTCACGGCTGCCAGGTGGCTGAGAATAAGAACTGGGTTGGAATAGCCCTTCTCCTGTGCTTCTCTGTCACCAGATCTTTTCAAGAGAGCTTTCCAGAAGTCTGCGTCCGTCCGCAACATTCTCAAGCCAGTTGGGGGCAAGCGAGTGGACTCGGCAGAAGTGCAGAAGGTGTGCAGTATCTGTGTCCTGTACCAAACCACGCTCACAACGCTCACACAAATCCGCCTGCAGATACTCACAGGTCAGGGCACATCTCTGCTTTTCAGATCGCTTAAAATGTggagaaaaaatagatttttcttattaaattctGTTGACTTGTTGGTAGTTTTATTACTGACAACAGTTTATTGACTGGCTGGGTGGAAAGCTTGTTCCATCCTGAATTGTACATCTGATCAATAACATTCATCACTTCTTTATCAAGCATTAACTCTCCAGAATACAAATTGAAGCAGGTTTTCCTATAATGAAACCTTGCTTACTCCATATCAAACTTCAGACGGAGTCAGTGTGTTCGAGAAGCCTAGCAATATTAATCTGTGTCTGGTGGAAACACTGAATGCTTTCATACATCTTAAGAACAAATTACCTGTCTTGGGAGTGGATGGAGGAGGAGATAAGCCCTGTTTTGGTCTagtggctggagcagaggaatgAGTCCAGAGCCTTAGATGCTTTGTGGCTGTCGTGGCGACCCCAGGGACAACCCCATTCTTTGTCTTCTCATCTCTAAGATGGCTGTAATGGTGATTGGGTCACAGGAATGAATTCTTTTCAAAAGTTGCAAAATAATTAGCGAAAAAGGATTTGAGATATGCAAACAATTAGTATTTTGTTAAAaggttttttctgctttcctggtGGTGGTACATCTGTTAGTGCAGACAGGCTTGGGAGCCCGGTGTGATGCTTATGTTCTCGTCAAGTAAAGTGTTGCTTTGCGAAAGGATCTCTCGGCTCCAAGTCGTGTTTGTCTCTTGGAGCCTGCATGAACAAGCAGGCAGAACGAGCTTTTCAGAGTGTGCtttatgtttttctgttgctaGGCCTCACTTACCTGGATGATCTGTTGCCCAAGTTATGGGCTTTTATCTGTGAACTGGGACCACAGGGTGGGTTAAAACTCTTCTTGGAGTGCTTGAATAACGATACAGAGGAATCCAAGAGGCTACTGGCCATGTTGATGCTCTTCTGTGACTGCTCCCGCCACCTTATCACGTAGGTAGCAAGCACAGGGTGCTCTCTGGATACGTAATGTGAAGCTGTTGTGTTCCTTAAGTTTCAAGAGGAATAGCTAAGGTAGTGCTGCCTTTGCATAAAGATAACTAGGCAGAGTAAAGCTGCAAGCTTTTCAGGTAGAATCCTGAGAAATAAGAGGCCTTCAAAAGGGGTTTCTCCCTCAGCCATGTGCTGCTTCAGAAATACACAGCTGGCTGAAGTGGTGACAAAATATTAGAGCACTGGCTagggaggggaaagaaacattgcttctgctgcttATGGGGAATGATTGTGTCAGTCCAGAGCAAACACATTGATGAGTCCACGTAAGCTTTGAGGAACAGTACTAAAGTACTGCTACAAGAAAGCTCCTCAGCTAACGTGCTTCTGTTTACAACTCCTTTGCTGCCTTGCTCATAGATTTACACAACACAAAGGGTGGGAGAGGGGGTGTAAAATTGCCCTTGCTGGCCAGTAGAGACAGTTTTCTAAGCCTGAATGATGAAAAAGTTTTCTTGAGGGGGAGCGCGTAGGTCCTTCTAACTATGAAGTACTGGTTTTGCTTGTATCTCAGACCTTTCATGGTGTCTTCTGTTAGGATCAGATACCAGTTAAAATCAATAAATAAGGTGTAGTTGTTTATGACTTCAGATCCTCGTGGGTGTCAGCTGTCATAGAAACAAGAGCTGCTGCTAAAGGATAATGTGCCTTTATGAAAACTTCAAAAGGGAATTACATTGACATTTgtgcatttgcatttttttgctcTGATAGGATTCTTGATGACATAGAAGTCTATGAAGAGCAGATTTCGTTCAAACTGGAAGAGCTTGTTACCATCTCATCTTTTCTGAATTCCTTTGTGTTTAAGATGATCTGGGATGGAATTGTAGGTAAGTGCTTTTAGAAGTTTgagttgttgttgctgttagaacaaaaaaaaatgacattaattTTGGAATTTGAAGCTTCTGCTAAGTCTTACTTTGAACAAAAAAACACACTACACTGTGTGGGATGAGAATATGCCCCAGTCTTTTGGTGTCCAGCTGCCACTGTCATGCTTGGCACCAGATGCAGTGTACTTTTTCTATTTCCAGTAAGAATTTGTGTAACAGACATGATGGGCCAGTTGGTTTTTGCCAGAGAAAACAAGTTTAGCATGGCTTGGCTACTTACTGGACAAGAATGTAACCTAGTGCTTTGACAAAGCAGAGCAGGCTTGCTGGGGTCTCTGTGGATACCTGGTGTTGATCAGTGTGCTGGGGTAATTTGGGTACAGCTCAGCTCTGGTAATTAGATGAGATAGTCCATTTCTGTTGTGGTGGCTCGGTTGGAGCTGGCTGAGATGGCTTTGATGTGACTAAGAGCTTTTTCACTTTGATCAGAAAGGAGACTGCCTGTCTTCTGGGACGCACAAAATCTCTCCCTTCCCTCTGAAGGTTAGGAGAAATACACCTGTCCTCTGTTAGCGTGGAGCAGATGATCAACATGTTGCCCTTGGACACTTCTGTCACCTAGGGTGCCTGGACATTGCTGCTTTGTTCCTTTTGTTCAGAGAACGCCAGAGGAGAGACCCTGGAGCTGTTTCATTCTGTCCATGGCTGGCTCATGGTTTTGTATGAAAGGGACTGCCGCAGGCGTTTTGCTCCCGAGGACCACTGGTTACGCAAGTAAGTGTCCAGCTCAAGGCGAGGACCGGGTGCGGCTGTGTGCTGGTCCCAGTGCCCCAGCTCCTCTGTCAGTGGGTGGTTTGGGATCCATTACTGTAAACCGAGTGCCTCTCGTTCTACCTGTGAGATCAAGGTCAGATCTGTTCCCTGTGCTGGCGTTTAAGGACGCCCCTCCTATTGTGCCGCTCTTCTGCGCTGTGAGGATTAGCTGCTGCTCATGGAGGGCGATGCTTTGAAAACTGACTCAGCACCTGACAGCTTGAGTGTCTCTGGCCTTCTTAGATGTGTACCCCTGAGCACTTAAGTCATCTTTGAAATCATTACAGGTTTCCTCTCCCTCCTAGCCCCAGCTATTTACCACACCTGGGCATTTCTCAGGGATCTCTGTGCCTTTCTTTGTAAAGGGACCTCAAACCCAGCGTGCTCTTCCAGGAGTTGGACAAGGACAAGAAACGAGCCCAGCTGCTCCTGCAGTACATCCCCCACGTCATTCCCCACAAGAATGTGAGTGGGACGGGCAGAGGATGGAGGCTGAAAAGCCGGTGACCTGGGTGGGCTGGGATGGAAGGGATGTGCATCTGGAGCATTTTGTGACATGGAGCTTGTGACTGAAGTGCCAGTTGAACTGAAGtcttttccttctccccctgTTCTCCCCAGTATATTTCCTCTAGACTGTCTTGATTTCTCTCATTGAAAGAGAGCTTATTTGTGTGGGCAGCTGCGTGGAGTCATCTAGCAGTGCATGACAcagctttggagaaaaaaagagtgtGTCTTCTTGCAGGTAGTGAATCTGCAGAGATGACAGATTTTTATGTGGCGATGGGGAAGGTGCTTTTCTTCTCAGTGTTGTCAGTGCCCTGTCCCTCCCAAAGCAGAGCTTCAAGGATTTCTCTGCCCCACTGGGGAATGAGGAGGCAGATCCCGCTGTTCCTAGTGAGCAGGTGACAGTGGCATCATTGCACCTAGCTGGGAGCAGGAGAACGAAGGGCTAGTTCTGGGCATGCGTCAGGAGCAGCTGAAAGCCCTGCTGCGCTGGAGGATAAAGATTCTTGTGGATGAagacttgtatttttctttttcagagagtGCTGCTTTTCCGAAACATGGTtacaaaggagaaggagaagcttGGGCTGGTTGAAACCAGCTCCGCGTCACCTCATGTTACACACATCACTATCCGCCGCTCACGTATGCTGGAGGTGAGTGCAGAAGCCAGCCCACAAGCCAGTAACTTGGCCTGACAAGAATATGGGGTATAAATATGTTTTTACCTGCTCTGTGAGTGCTGAGGGACCCAGGGCCAGTTCTGTCTGCGTCTGTGTGAAGTGATGTTACAGGCAAATGCTGGGCCTTAGTTCAGTTCAGACTAATACAAACCTGGAGTTTTGACCAGGGAAAATGCTGGCCTTTTTGAACACAAAATTCACTGACAAATGCAGATCTCTGTGGTGTGTCTGTCTCCTGCCTCCGCGGCATGTCTGCGTGGGTGCTTCACATGTCTCCTTGCATGATTGTCCTCTGGCTCTTGCGGTCTGTGTAGGATGGATATGAACAGCTACGGCAGCTTTCCCAGAATGCCATGAAGGGAGTGATCAGAGTGAAGTTTGTGAATGATCTGGGAGTCGATGAGGCTGGTATTGATCAAGACGGTGTCTTCAAGGAGTTTCTGGAAGAGATAATAAAAAAAGTGTTTGACCCCGCGCTCAACTTGTTCAAGGTATGCCGCAGGGCTGCAGGCGCTGACCGTGATGACCCACTGCAGACAGAAGCAGTCTGGCTCACTGTGCTGTTACCTCTGTTTGTGTGCAGACAACCAGTGGTGATGAGAGGCTGTATCCGTCCCCAACATCCTACATCCACGAGAACTACCTGCAGCTCTTTGAGTTTGTGGGGAAGATGCTTGGGAAGGCTGTGTACGAGGTGAGCCAAAAGTACCATAGTAGGAAGTTGTGGCTGTTGGTATAGAACTGTTCAGATGCAGTTCTGTGGTGGTGCCCCTTGCCTCTGAGAGCATCTGTCGTATGCTTGGGGAGGTGTTACCGAAGCGGTGAGTTTGAAAATATGACTTGGGTGAAGATACTGATGGTGGAGCGGTCTGGCGCTTCTTCAggcatgtattaaaaataattttggaggTAAAACCTGGGACTTTCCTGGATTATTCTGCTTGGTGCTGGGGACGCTAGCTGGAATAGTCTGTTATTTTTGTGTTACGCTTTACAAGCATCCATTC
Coding sequences within:
- the UBE3B gene encoding ubiquitin-protein ligase E3B isoform X1 translates to MFSASQSSKAQFLDKARQAREERRELKERERAAVLIQALVRRFLCRCHLQREIRREVEDFFGANESGSSKRSALSIFRMARNLLFVFNHKEDKERFEKLCRCILTSMDVENEPKVWYVSLALSKDLTLLWIKQIKDILWFCCEFLKQLKPDILQDSRLVNLHLTMLVTFTDTSTWKILRGKGETLRPAMNHICANIMGHLNQKGFYSVLQILLTNGLARSRPSLSKGSLTAVFSLALRPVVAAQFSDNLLRSFLIHIMSVPAIMTHLATLTPERLAVIESHELFRKFVLFLSREAQCRDVCVCLEGSHTLCLLGNLVYLGSLNDKVLEEETAHFVGVLIHMLSYCQKYVSQKKSNLTHWHPVLGWFSQTVDYGLNESMPLLTKQLQHLWGVHMIRILFSDVLSKKLLENQEIAQLPAQPVSPQNSLPMKNLFKRAFQKSASVRNILKPVGGKRVDSAEVQKVCSICVLYQTTLTTLTQIRLQILTGLTYLDDLLPKLWAFICELGPQGGLKLFLECLNNDTEESKRLLAMLMLFCDCSRHLITILDDIEVYEEQISFKLEELVTISSFLNSFVFKMIWDGIVENARGETLELFHSVHGWLMVLYERDCRRRFAPEDHWLRKDLKPSVLFQELDKDKKRAQLLLQYIPHVIPHKNRVLLFRNMVTKEKEKLGLVETSSASPHVTHITIRRSRMLEDGYEQLRQLSQNAMKGVIRVKFVNDLGVDEAGIDQDGVFKEFLEEIIKKVFDPALNLFKTTSGDERLYPSPTSYIHENYLQLFEFVGKMLGKAVYEGIVVDVPFASFFLSQLLGHHHSVFYSSVDELPSLDSEFYKNLTSIKRYDGDISDLGLTLSYDEDVMGQLVCHELIPGGKTIPVTNENKISYIHLMAHFRMHTQIKSQTAALIGGFRSIIKPEWIRMFSAPELQRLISGDNAEIDLEDLKKHTVYYGGFHGSHRVIIWLWDILANDFSPEERAMFLKFVTSCSRPPLLGFAYLKPPFSIRCVEVSDDQDTGDTLGSVLRGFFTIRKKEPGGRLPTSSTCFNLLKLPNYSKKSILREKLRYAISMNTGFELS
- the UBE3B gene encoding ubiquitin-protein ligase E3B isoform X2, which translates into the protein MFSASQSSKAQFLDKARQAREERRELKERERAAVLIQALVRRFLCRCHLQREIRREVEDFFGANESGSSKRSALSIFRMARNLLFVFNHKEDKERFEKLCRCILTSMDVENEPKVWYVSLALSKDLTLLWIKQIKDILWFCCEFLKQLKPDILQDSRLVNLHLTMLVTFTDTSTWKILRGKGETLRPAMNHICANIMGHLNQKGFYSVLQILLTNGLARSRPSLSKGSLTAVFSLALRPVVAAQFSDNLLRSFLIHIMSVPAIMTHLATLTPERLAVIESHELFRKFVLFLSREAQCRDVCVCLEGSHTLCLLGNLVYLGSLNDKVLEEETAHFVGVLIHMLSYCQKYVSQKKSNLTHWHPVLGWFSQTVDYGLNESMPLLTKQLQHLWGVHMIRILFSDVLSKKLLENQEIAQLPAQPVSPQNSLPMKNLFKRAFQKSASVRNILKPVGGKRVDSAEVQKVCSICVLYQTTLTTLTQIRLQILTGLTYLDDLLPKLWAFICELGPQGGLKLFLECLNNDTEESKRLLAMLMLFCDCSRHLITILDDIEVYEEQISFKLEELVTISSFLNSFVFKMIWDGIVENARGETLELFHSVHGWLMVLYERDCRRRFAPEDHWLRKDLKPSVLFQELDKDKKRAQLLLQYIPHVIPHKNRVLLFRNMVTKEKEKLGLVETSSASPHVTHITIRRSRMLEDGYEQLRQLSQNAMKGVIRVKFVNDLGVDEAGIDQDGVFKEFLEEIIKKVFDPALNLFKTTSGDERLYPSPTSYIHENYLQLFEFVGKMLGKAVYEGIVVDVPFASFFLSQLLGHHHSVFYSSVDELPSLDSEFYKNLTSIKRYDGDISDLGLTLSYDEDVMGQVQLSSLPVLGSVLTVEVTWN